A genomic stretch from Sulfurihydrogenibium azorense Az-Fu1 includes:
- a CDS encoding CopD family protein, with protein MKEIILTIHILLATLWIGGMLFMMFVLSPYVRSLPNSVEAFQRVGKRFSIIGTFIGLPALLITGIGNMHNLGITFSDLFHRTSPYASTLHDKVHLFLLTFILALIHDLYLGPRSHLNEKFRILTRAIGVINLIVGILIVFLAAKLRFGG; from the coding sequence ATGAAAGAGATAATTTTAACGATACACATTCTTTTAGCAACGTTATGGATAGGTGGAATGCTTTTTATGATGTTTGTTTTATCTCCTTATGTAAGGTCTCTTCCAAACAGTGTAGAGGCTTTTCAAAGAGTGGGAAAAAGGTTTTCTATTATTGGGACTTTTATTGGTCTGCCAGCTTTATTGATAACTGGAATAGGTAATATGCATAACCTTGGAATAACTTTTTCAGATTTGTTTCACAGAACTTCTCCTTACGCATCTACTTTACACGATAAAGTACATCTATTTTTATTGACTTTTATTTTGGCATTAATTCACGATCTATATTTAGGTCCAAGGTCTCACTTAAATGAAAAGTTTAGAATCTTAACAAGAGCTATAGGTGTTATTAACCTTATAGTAGGAATTTTAATTGTATTTTTAGCTGCAAAACTCAGATTTGGAGGTTAG
- a CDS encoding RrF2 family transcriptional regulator, producing the protein MLSESVKDCIRALIYLALNQDKEYISVKEISEALNLPFFFLAKNIQKLVKEGILESYRGPKGGISFKKPINEIKIIDIIVAIDGDNLFKKCVLGFEECSDLNPCAIHHKWVPEREHLKGIFNATLYEIVNDIKQGKIKNIKL; encoded by the coding sequence ATGTTATCTGAATCGGTAAAAGACTGTATAAGAGCGTTGATATACTTAGCTTTAAATCAAGATAAAGAGTATATATCTGTAAAAGAAATATCAGAAGCTCTAAATCTTCCCTTTTTCTTCCTTGCAAAAAACATTCAAAAATTGGTAAAAGAAGGTATCCTTGAATCTTACAGAGGACCTAAAGGTGGTATCAGTTTTAAAAAACCTATAAACGAGATAAAAATAATAGACATTATCGTAGCTATAGATGGAGACAATCTTTTTAAAAAGTGTGTTTTAGGATTTGAAGAATGCTCTGATTTAAATCCGTGTGCTATACATCATAAATGGGTTCCTGAAAGAGAACATTTAAAAGGAATATTTAATGCTACGCTTTACGAGATTGTAAACGATATAAAGCAAGGAAAAATAAAAAATATAAAACTTTAG
- a CDS encoding cupin domain-containing protein: protein MALEIKIEESKFADKPVVEKIYENETVRVVLFYLKSGSIIDLHTSISTVITTVLKGSGKFYIGSRENIKILTEGETLIYDPNEPHGFEAVEDMIVQAIITPLPIKRL from the coding sequence ATGGCTTTAGAGATTAAAATTGAAGAATCAAAATTTGCTGATAAACCAGTTGTAGAGAAGATATACGAAAATGAAACAGTTAGGGTTGTTTTATTTTATTTAAAATCTGGTAGCATAATAGACTTACATACATCTATATCTACTGTTATAACAACTGTTTTAAAAGGAAGTGGAAAATTTTATATCGGAAGTAGAGAAAACATAAAAATTTTAACAGAAGGAGAGACACTGATATATGACCCAAACGAACCTCATGGTTTTGAAGCTGTAGAAGATATGATAGTTCAAGCCATAATAACACCATTACCTATAAAAAGGCTGTAG
- a CDS encoding class I SAM-dependent rRNA methyltransferase — MKSITVNKAGLEKIKLKNPWIYNKELKSIPSDVKEGDLVRIYSPDKKFLGIGYANLRSKITVRILSFEDRPIDKNFFVEKVNKALEKRKQLQNITNAYRVIHSEADGLSGLIVDYYDGYLSLQINTAGMERLRDLIVSTLIEVLNPKGIYEKSDEKSREKEGLETVEKLIYGNIPNEIEIFEYDAKFLVNLTESQKTGFYLDQRKNRKVIYDYCQEGFKVLDLFSNSGGFGIHCGIKKADFVKFVDISSAAVNQIEKNLKINNLKNYEIIKEDVFDFLKQEVKSGDKYDIVILDPPPFAKTKNEVEGALRGFKYLILNSLKLLNENGYLAVFSCSHHISLQDLIDTTIQACKDTGSVLEFKEFLMQDIDHPYIINIPNTFYLKGFLAQKI, encoded by the coding sequence ATGAAAAGCATAACAGTAAATAAAGCTGGTTTAGAAAAAATTAAACTAAAAAATCCTTGGATATACAACAAAGAGCTAAAGTCTATTCCATCTGATGTAAAAGAAGGAGACTTAGTCCGTATTTACTCACCTGACAAAAAGTTTTTAGGTATAGGATATGCAAATCTTAGGAGTAAGATTACCGTAAGGATACTTTCATTTGAAGATAGACCTATAGATAAAAACTTCTTTGTAGAAAAGGTAAACAAAGCCTTAGAAAAAAGAAAACAGCTACAAAATATTACAAACGCATACAGAGTTATTCACTCAGAAGCCGATGGACTGTCTGGTTTAATTGTAGATTACTACGATGGGTATCTTTCTCTTCAGATAAATACTGCAGGAATGGAAAGATTGAGAGATTTAATTGTCTCTACATTGATAGAAGTATTAAATCCAAAAGGTATATACGAAAAGTCAGATGAAAAGTCAAGGGAAAAAGAAGGACTGGAAACTGTAGAAAAATTAATCTACGGGAACATCCCAAATGAGATAGAGATATTTGAGTATGATGCAAAGTTTTTAGTAAACCTTACAGAGAGCCAGAAAACAGGTTTTTATTTAGACCAAAGAAAAAACAGAAAGGTAATTTACGATTACTGCCAAGAAGGATTTAAAGTTTTAGATTTGTTCTCTAACTCTGGTGGGTTTGGTATTCACTGTGGTATAAAAAAGGCAGATTTTGTAAAGTTTGTTGATATATCTTCAGCAGCTGTAAACCAAATAGAAAAGAATTTAAAAATAAACAACTTGAAAAATTATGAAATCATCAAAGAAGATGTTTTTGACTTTTTAAAACAAGAGGTAAAATCAGGAGATAAATACGACATTGTTATCTTAGACCCTCCACCTTTTGCAAAAACAAAAAACGAAGTAGAAGGAGCTCTAAGAGGTTTTAAATACCTTATACTAAACAGTTTAAAACTTTTAAATGAAAACGGGTATTTAGCTGTATTTAGCTGTTCTCACCATATTAGCCTACAAGATTTAATTGATACTACTATTCAAGCCTGTAAAGATACAGGTTCAGTTTTAGAGTTTAAAGAGTTTTTAATGCAAGATATAGACCATCCTTATATAATAAACATTCCAAACACTTTTTACTTAAAAGGCTTTTTAGCACAGAAGATTTAA